The genomic segment tgcctaagtagggcaccagtcacggcccacggggctgggtcgtgacagccacGAGCAAAGATATTAATCAAGAGGAAGGCTTTTTTGTTATGCTACTAATATTTGCTCCGCTATTTTGCCCAAACCTGGCTGTGGAAGAGTTACTGGgcgtaaaacaaaaaagaatacGCCGATTGAGCATCCTATGTGTAATGATTGGAATGGTGGGCTccacatatctttaatttttatgaaaagatgtaaatataccccttaactttgcgatttagagcagatataccccttgTTACAAAAGTGATGTATGTATACCCCTAccattacaaaatggtgcaaatacaCCCTTTTCACTGAcgggatttttttaaaaaaatcattaggttattttttaattaaaaaaaatgccacgtgactctaaaaaaaaagtctaaccattttttttattagacATAATTTTCTAAAGCCatgtagtaattttttttacggTGGATCGGGTCTGGAtcgttttaaaaaatgggtagacttattttttttaaaaaaatcccgTCAGCGAAaagagtatatttgcacctttttgTAACGACAGGCGTATATTTGCACGATTTggtaacggcaggggtatatatacactacTTTTGTAACGAGGATATATCTGCtttaaatcgcaaagttgaggggtatatttgcgcCTTTGCCCTTAATTTTTTATGATTTACCTTTCAAGTTTTGATTATCTTTGTAAATTATGAACATTTTTCAGAGGTCAAGGGCGACAAAACTTTTTCCTAACCATATGAACATGAAATTTAGTGAAAGTAATATTATTCAATTCGAGAGTAGTGTATGAGGAAATTTGATTAAATAATAAGcacttttttttatctattttcttttaattctgagggaaaataaaaacaaaaagaaagttaaaaggAGAATATGCCACTCCTAAATGCTAAAGTGAACGGAAGGAGTAGTACATATCACCTTCTCGAAAGCCGCGTCTAtctgtctttctttattttcctgGAAAGAGTGTCATTTGTCAATTTCATATTCTCTTTTATTTCGATCAAAACTTGGACTAGACAAAGTCTTGGCCGGAAAACTCAAAACGGCAACGAAGAAGAACCAATTTTACTGAATTGGCAGTAGAAATAAGATGGGTGATTACTCCAAGGACGATTTCCTTCAGCTAATCAAGCGATTTGGCGCTTTCTTAACCGTCAAGATTTCTAATCTCTTCGGCACACTGGTATTCCTCTTTCTAATTTTAACTATTTGTTAATTAAGCACTCAACACTTTTAATTCATAAATCATCTTTacgatcaaaaaaataaaatcctgTAGTTAGTAAGGGTTATGCATATATTACCTCACATGATTAAGCACAATTTCTTACAAGGACACTTGCAAATTGACGCTACATGTTATTACTGAATTAGCACCTTTGTTAAATTAGACGAATCTAGGATCTCTAGAACATGGGTACACTActgaagaaaggagaaaaaaaaagaatgcatTAATTGGATTGATCCTTGTTCCTCTTGGTAAGTAACTAAGCTTTTAACCAAAGTGCGCCATTACGCCTTTTCGTAGCATGAGTGTCATCAGGTAATATTAGATCAATTCTAGAAAATATGGCGGAAAGACCATGGGTTCACGTGCCGTAAAATTTACACATAAATTCGCCCTCTGGCTGCTTATTGTACTTAGGTTGCTTTAATCACATTGTTTATATTTTTAGGAGACACATTTCGGTTAGACAAAAAGTAAGGTTTGAATACTTGACATGAGGTTATTTATCTTTATCATATATAAAACTTGAAAATTCCTGGTGGAATGTGCTAGATAGGTCGTTGAAATTATAGTTTCCTCAAGGTCTTTGCCTTTTGTTGGATGAGAAGTGGCATTTAGGACCAGTGTCATAGTGTGTCTGACTGAATCTATGAGTTAAGAGACTCGAGAATTGGGGAATTCAAATTATCAAGGGATTAATTTTCTAATGATGAAGAGATGATTCTGATCAAATATCTATAACAATGGTAGCTCACATGTCGTAGCAGTAATATTATGAATTATATAGTTGCAATTGATCGCTTGTTTCTTCAAAATTATGGTGTTTGCAGCAAAAGTTTTGTTGAAATCTTGGTTAAACTTAATCCTCAGGTTTCTAAATGTTTTAAGCTTGAATGTCTAGACAAAAGTTGTTCCCAAACAATGCTTGGTAGTTGGTACTAATACTGCTTTTTATTCTTACTGCCAAGTTACGATTTCTGGTTGTAGTTCCAATAGAATTTTTCGcgacttttttcattttgaagatattaattatttaatagGTATTTGGTTTTCTTTAAATGTGTTTCTTCTCTTGTCACTGTTGGTCTCTCCATTGTCTTTCTTCCTCCAGTTCGTGTTCTCTTGCTTGCTTGTATTACTATTCTTGGTCATCTTCTCACGTTCTCATGTTTAAGTGGTTCTTTCAAATGCCAAATCTGTTCTCTCTTTACCCACACTGTAGCCTTACGCATAAACTCTCCACTACTCTCGTCCTGGTAATTTTATTAGCCTACCACAGTGACCCCTATGCTGACCCTTATTGTGGTGAAACTAGAAGAGGGGCTGATCTGGAGGCGAAGACTGAGATTCTAGTAGCCAGTGAAAGCAGTTTAAGCTGTCGAAAACAGGTTTTAACTTGTAAGAGAGCTGAGGGTGGAGGAGAAAAGAAGTGAGGCGAAGAAGTTCAGAAACACTGATTTCAAACCGTGAGCCACTGGTCATCAGGAATTTCtcagttattaaaaaaaaaaaaaaaaaaaaaaaaaaaaaaaaaagagaaacacGAGCTTATCTGATAACATCGCTCATTTAGAGTCGAGTCCTACAAATTGATAgcgtgtttggccaagcttctaaaatcaacttattttgaaaagtgcttttgggaAAAAGCAGTTTATGGCTAATCAATTTGGAAAATACTTTTGATGCTCAAAAGTGTTttgccaagcttttaaaaagtgcttctaagtgtattttctcaCAAGTACTTTTCAAGAAAGTACTTTTGGGAAGAAACTACTTTTTTCAGCTTCTAATCAATAGCATCTTCTTATTCTAAAAGCTTGGCGAAACACCTCAACTTTGAAAAAAGGGCACTTTTAGCCTTGGAGAAGCTTGGCTAAACAGGCCATAAGAGACAAtgccaattatttttttgactaTGATACTTAATATAGCTTTGTTTGTTCATACTCAGATTGCAAGAAGAACTTTTTTAGTTTCCGTTATCTATTAAAACCCATATCGTGAAGGTCATCAACAGGATGATGCCACTCAAGGAGAACTGTCTAGTCTGCTCGGTTAATTTTGATTTTCCATTTTCAATTGAAGAAGTATAAGTTCAGTTccgttgtttgaaatattggtTTGGGCCAATTTGGGTGGCCCCCTGTTTATTTTTCCTGATTTTTTCTTCCGGACCTTTCCAATTGTCCTTTTCTTCTGGGTCGTAGTTTCCTGTTAAGTGCATTCTTTTGCAAACATAAtcagaaatgaaagaaaaatgataGACATTGAAGGGAAAAATAATCAAGTCACCGATCAAATGTTATGAAGAGTCTACCTCTAAGCAGACACCCGTAACACTATTAGTAACTGCCTTGGTCTAGGATCGCTAGAATGATACACTTTTAAAGGTGTGACTCACCTGATCATTGATACATCTTGCAGCATTCCGGAAGGCAGTGCATGTAGTATAGGCTATAAAGCAACATTTCTAAAATGTGAGTGGCCTAATCATTCACACCACTTGCAGAGTTACGGAAGGCAGTGGGTGTTAACTTAGCAATTTGTGTCATCCACTATCCAATGAACTGTTATTTTTTGGTGAAGTCCAATAATctgttttgtctctaactttgCAAATAAAGACTTTTTCTCGTATAAGTTGTTATATAACTTTCAAGGTAATTCATCTATGAAGGATCTATCAAAACATTGTACtgcttttttttaataatttgatGGTAACAGCTATTCGGTAAATGCAGGATTCAAGATCTGTGGGTGCCATAGCAGGTCTTGCATTTGCAATAGTTTTTACCTGGAGAGTGTGGAGATCACCTAGTCCACAACGGAGGCTTCCTAAGCGACAGGGTGCTACATCTAGTAGTTCTGGTGTAAGCAATCATGCAAGTGCAAATGTTGCAACTTCAGGAGTTATCCCTTCTTCTGAGGATTCAAATGCTCAAAATGTTATTGATGAGTTTTTCCAGACAGTAAAGGTAGATAGAAATCCTTCTCCGCTTGAGGTAGAATTAGCGAAATGTAATTGGTGTATgattaacttttcatagttcCTTTGCAGCCAACACTTGGACAGATTGTTAGGCAACGGCTGAGTGAAGGGAGGAAGGTATATTTCTTCACTTCGTCTATTGTTATGTATTAAGTAATTGAGGTCTTGGAGTCCTTGTAGTGCATACCTTCTTTTGCATCcacaactaaaaagaaaatgtatTTGAAATTATTAATGCAGCCAGCTCTTTCAGCTAGTGTATAGGAGAGAATACATTATTCTAGGAAATCCAGATTTTGTGTGCTTATGGAGGATTGGTGATGATGGATTTCATGTAACatacattatattaattaaAGATAGatcttcattaaaaaaaaaaaaaaaaaaaaaaaaaaaatcataaaaaatagtACAAGAGAGATTCGGGATTAAGGGGCATGCTCTTAAGTTATAGCAGAAACAAAGAGTGGGATTGTGGAGGGGGCAGGGCTAAAGGACTAGAAACATCACTCCCCTTAGGGTTCGGGTGCGGCCGGTAGAGGAGTTTTTTGAAGGTATAGTAAGAGCTTAGTTGTGACATCACTGTCAAGATAAAGGAAGGAAACAGGGTCAATTTTTGGGGAAAATGCATTTAGACTTATGTTTTCGATCATCTATATAACTGGATGACATTCTAAGAGTCTCAGAGGTTACGAAGGAGAGGAAGTTCAGTGAGACTTAAGGTTTAACAGGAGCCATCAAGACTGAGAAGTAGCGGAATTCCAATATGTTGTTGACTTGCTGAATCAATAAAGTTTCCGCATgcttcataaaaaaataaataaagttccCTCATGATAAACAGGATTTTTGGAAGTTGGGGGAACGGTGGAGAATGATGGATTGTTTTTAGTGAATTCCTATTACAATAAGGTCTCGATCCAGGAGGAATCAATCTCACCACATTTATCCGTTTGGATCCTAGGCGTTAAGAACGTGCTTCTTCACTTGGTTGGCAGCAAGGAGAGTGATTCTGACAGCTAAAAACTTGTGAAAGTGGAGGACTACGGTGATCAGTTGGTGTTCATGTGCAAGAATTCGCTACCACTTTTTGCATCGTCAAGTAGTCTCTCGCTTGTGGTAAGGAATCTCCAGATGGTTGGGCTATAATGGGTGATGCCACATACAATGAAGGATGCACTGTTCAGCTGAGCATTTAAAAGAACGAAGAAGCGAAATATACGAGATCACAAACGTAGATTGTTCCAGCTAAATGTAATTGACACGAAAGCTTTATAAAGCCCTTTGTAAAGATCCTGTTCTTCCTAGTGATATGCGAGACAAACATTGTTATAAGTTGTCCAAGTTTCCATTAAATAGTTCCTTTGCATGAGTTGGAAAATAATTGTTTTCTCTTCGTCAAAACTCACCAAAGATACTCACTGTAATCAATTCAAAATTAGCCGCTCTTACCAAAAATGGAAACCAGCTCTGTATCCTCAACCATCAGCTCTGTCACGAAGTCCTCTTATGCCACCATGATCTCCTCAACCAGCTCACTTCCATACGCGCAATAATAACTCCATATCCAAACCCTTTAAAAACCTGGAGGGGGTTCACCGCCGGTTTAAGAAAAAGCAATAGCACCCAAATCAGGGCCTTAAGATGCCATTAGAAAGCTGGACCTGAAACTGCATGAACCAAATCAGAAACTGATTTGGCGTTTTGAGAGAAATACGTAAAGAAGTAGATTGAGCAGGGGAGAAGTCTCGATACGATAGGAAGCAGACCCCGAGGAGAGTGCGGGTGGAGTCGAAGTCAAAGGAGAGGAAGAAGGAGAAAGTTAAGGAACTGAGGGGGGAGGAGTGGGTATGGGTGGTAAGAGTGGGGTGACGGTGgtggcatttttttttgtttgggggGTGGCAGGGGGGTGTGTGGGGACCTGTCTTTGAAGGTTAAGAGACGTTGAAGGGGAGAGGAGGAAAGGGGTGTAGATCTTTGGATCGCCAGAGACGTCATTGATTTGGGCCACTGGCGCTGTAACAAAGTGGTGGTTTTGGATCTTAGCGAGTCTGATTACTCTTCTGCTTAACGATTTTCGATCTTTTCTAGTGTTAAACAGAGCCAACAACTGGGCCAACAAATAGTCTTAGTAATTGCTTTTGTTTCTTGTAATTGTCCCATTTTTTGGCCCTTCTCcctatatttaatttttgatagGCGAGCAATGAGCATACACTTTATAGAATCAAATGTGCATCTTATTTTTAACGAGGGATGGTAGGCTAGTTGTAAGGGCTCTCCTCAGTGGGAGTTAGAGTCACCATGAGAGCAAAGTGGAAATATCCACTGTCAGTGTCCTGCCTCCTGGATAAAGGAGGTCCTGTGTGAGGTTTACATAAcgaaagtaaataaataaatgaattgaGCATTTTCATCTTTGAAGCTCTCTTCCTATTACAGAAGGAATTCAATGATAGACTTTAAATCTCTAACTGATTTGTCTTGCGGAAAATAGTTTATTACTACGAAACTATATGTTGGTTTGCTGATTTACTTGGACAGTTGTATTTATTGTGTGACAAGCTCACCTAGATAGATGGTAGACTTTGCTTCAAGTATTAACTGGTtcttattttataaacttaCTACTATTTAAGAAATTCCATGGGTCTTATATGAGCATACCTGATTGTTTATTTTGAACATGAAAGTTTACCCTAGCTATAGCATGTGCAAATTTGCATTATGGACTGTTCCGTGTTATCCTTTATTTGTGGCCTTAAAGGAATATAGATAAGAATCTTTATATCATTAGCGAATCTATTGTTTGCTTCATCTGGAAGTATGTGGTTGGGTAATGGTGGTCTGTACCTCAATTTGAAGAGAGCCATATCTTATTCGACCaaattttggagaaaggatcAATGGGGACTTCTCTACAAGCTTAAGTAGATACAAAATCCTTCTTTATAATCTATTTGGTAATAGTGGATTGTTTTGCTTTCTGGTAATGATAGCACAAATAAGATACGTGATTTGGATATGGTTTTTAATTACAGGTGACATGTAGGTTGCTTGGAGTGATACTGGAGGAAACTAGCCCAGAGGAGCTTCAGGTAATAATTATTTCAGGCTCTGATATGGACCGGTGTTTAAATGCCGTTGACATTGTTTATACTTTGTCTTGGCAGCAACAAGCAACCGTGCGATCCTCTGTACTCGAAGTATTGCTCGAAATAACCAAATTTTGTGACCTTTATCTCATGGAAAGAGTTCTCGATGATGAAAGTGAAGTTagttctctctttcttttatatattctatTTGTTAATTTGTGATTTTTACTGGTGCGGACCCATGTTATCCTGGTTACCTGGTTCGGGaagaataatgttatgttgcaTTATGGATGACGCCCGATGCCCTTTTTTGAAGAAATGGGAAATGTACCTACTTTTGTGGGCATGATTCGTTAGCTTTCTGCAGCCAGTAAATTAGCTCTCTAAACTTATCGTAAATTGAAAAATCTGAAGATATGCAATTAGTGTGCTTGAGTAAGGTGAAAAAGGACTACAATTCAACAATAGTCTAGATCAACCTAAAAATCATCCTGTCATGCCTTTATAGTGGCAAAATCTTCACCTGTTAATCTTTGTTGCCTTTCATAGACTTCTTTTGTAGAGCTCAAACTTGAGAGCAAACACCATGCGAAATTGGAGTAAGAGCCAATTGACTCTGAGATGATATAGTATTTGGCTTTCTTTTGCAATTTCTCTTTTGTAAATTCCTGGTCATGCAACTTTTCTAAATCTGCTCGGAGTTCGTAACTTGCACCAAATTCTTAAGAACGAATCGCAGAGAATCCTAAAAGGAGGACCAGCACTCTAATTCCAATTTGGGGAATCCTTATTTTTTCCAATTAATAGGTATATTAGGTTGTGATTTTCAGTATTTTGCTTTGTGGGACTTGCATTATCTCCCAAATTGGGATTTTAAGATTTATGTTCCTCTTTTAGTATTTCCCCAGGCAAAAGCATTACTCTTTTACATTCATCTTGGGTTGTATATCTATTATGCTTGCTAGCTACCTTGTCATTTCTTAACAGCCACAAGTCCTTAAACATGGGGGCGATACTTTAGGATGTGTAAATGCTGTGTATATGAAGCTGCATGCGTatatcaacacttacattgttTATTTCTATGCATATTCATCGCATGAACTAATATGTGCAGAAAAAGGTCCTCCTGGCTTTAGAGAATGCTGGAGTGTTTACATCTGGAGGCCTGGTCAAAGACAAGGTACTAGCTAAACAGCTTTTTACAATCTGTAAGAAGTAAACCATCAATAATATTGTTAACCTTTTGGTTTCTCTTCTGCGAAAAGATCGACTTGTTTCTTTTTCCTAGCTTTAGAGAATGCTGGAGTGATTATTTTCTGTCCAGCTTTATGTATTATATGTTACTGATAAGACGGCAAATGCAGGTTCTCTTTTGCAGCACTGAGATTGGACGCACATCCTTTGTTCGACAGCTAGAACCTGATTGGCACATAGATACAAATCCGGAAATCACTTTTCAGCTAGCGGTACTCGTCATTTCCTTTGACTAAGAACATGATCAATGAGCTCATCATCATGTTAattgttctttctttcaataaataaaagtaatcCATAAGCTGAAAAATGTGATTACTTcagatgataaatacaaccaTTGATCTTTTACTTTTCTTCTGAAAGGAATTTATTGATTATTGGAAGTAAATAGTTCAAATAGAATGGAAGGGATGTAGAGGATTTATATAATAGATCCTAGCTAGTTTTGAGATTAAATAAAGAATGTCAATACAGAGGTAAGTGTAAGATTTAGCGAACCTCTGATTTGTCTTAAAGGATAATTAGATTGAATACTGGGGTGAAATGGTCTGAATAGAATGGAATTTATATAGGATATATAGAGTTGATGCCAGCTAGTTTGAGATTAAAGCAGTGGTTGTTGCTCATTGTAAATGAAGAGGCCATAACGAAGGAGAGGTTGGGACTAGATGAGAGGGATAGTTAAGTGGTTTTCGCATTTAAGTATCTTCCTTTTTCAAGACCGCATGGCTAACCAGCTGTCTGACAACGTGAATGCCTAAAATAGAACTGGTGTTCGTGGAGCAAAAGCAATTTGTTTGTCATTTCTAATACATCAGCGGGGCAGAGAAGCTGTTAAGGTTGAAAACatataagtaggcgtttggacatgcggtttgaaatcatggtttgaaaccattcatctcatggtttcaaaaattttaaatataaaact from the Lycium ferocissimum isolate CSIRO_LF1 chromosome 11, AGI_CSIRO_Lferr_CH_V1, whole genome shotgun sequence genome contains:
- the LOC132036163 gene encoding peroxisome biogenesis protein 22-like isoform X1; its protein translation is MGDYSKDDFLQLIKRFGAFLTVKISNLFGTLDSRSVGAIAGLAFAIVFTWRVWRSPSPQRRLPKRQGATSSSSGVSNHASANVATSGVIPSSEDSNAQNVIDEFFQTVKPTLGQIVRQRLSEGRKVTCRLLGVILEETSPEELQVIIISGSDMDRCLNAVDIVYTLSWQQQATVRSSVLEVLLEITKFCDLYLMERVLDDESEKKVLLALENAGVFTSGGLVKDKVLFCSTEIGRTSFVRQLEPDWHIDTNPEITFQLARFIKYQLHVSPNKPERTAINVFNSTTLEQFFGSV
- the LOC132036163 gene encoding peroxisome biogenesis protein 22-like isoform X2, whose protein sequence is MGDYSKDDFLQLIKRFGAFLTVKISNLFGTLDSRSVGAIAGLAFAIVFTWRVWRSPSPQRRLPKRQGATSSSSGVSNHASANVATSGVIPSSEDSNAQNVIDEFFQTVKPTLGQIVRQRLSEGRKVTCRLLGVILEETSPEELQQQATVRSSVLEVLLEITKFCDLYLMERVLDDESEKKVLLALENAGVFTSGGLVKDKVLFCSTEIGRTSFVRQLEPDWHIDTNPEITFQLARFIKYQLHVSPNKPERTAINVFNSTTLEQFFGSV